The following are from one region of the Paenibacillus bovis genome:
- a CDS encoding ABC transporter permease, with amino-acid sequence MSSKSLQPISLKRNRSRLWNQVTGWLRNPVNLIGTIGLLFLAYTIIWPVIEILIATFVWKQQDMRITAAANPGHFTFYHWQRVLASEISPSLFYKPILHASAVAVTVSFISMVLGCGLAWLVTRTDLPFKKGITFLAVIPYLLPSWVIAQAWLTFFKNEKIGGTPGILQSLTHMSTPDWLAYGFVPIVASLSIHDSVYFFLLVGAALSSMNSQLEEAASMSGAGRARILRRIVFPLMLPAILSGFILTFTRAISSYGVPAILGTPVDFYMISTMLYSSMRARLTTEAHVLSLMLMLISMLMIYMNHRIVGRQRSFVTVTGKDSHKTLMPLGRLRRPMAAVTVVLMTLVSVVPLLILLVQTFMLREGVYTADNWTLHYWLGGSISGINSGEKGVLQNPIFLLALRNSLWIAAISSVIAAVVGLILGYVAARGKQTWIGRMVDQVSFFPYLIPGISLSAIYITMFAKPHFIVPALYGTVWLIILITVVKELPFTVKAGSASVMQIGGELEESAQISGASWWTRFRRILLPLNRKSLLSAFLLVFIGAMKETELIIMLVTPRTETLTTLTFEYVEKGYTQLTNVVLMIMIAIVILVYYLATKYGKADLTTGIGGQ; translated from the coding sequence ATGTCCAGCAAATCATTACAGCCCATCTCCCTAAAACGAAACCGTAGCCGTCTGTGGAATCAGGTGACGGGCTGGCTGCGCAATCCGGTGAACCTGATCGGAACGATCGGCCTATTGTTCCTTGCGTATACAATTATCTGGCCGGTCATCGAGATTCTGATCGCGACTTTTGTCTGGAAGCAGCAGGATATGCGGATTACCGCAGCAGCCAATCCGGGGCACTTTACGTTTTATCACTGGCAGCGAGTACTGGCGAGCGAGATTAGTCCATCCCTGTTTTACAAGCCGATTCTGCACGCTTCGGCGGTAGCTGTTACCGTATCATTTATATCCATGGTGCTTGGCTGCGGACTCGCCTGGCTAGTGACCCGTACAGATCTGCCTTTCAAAAAAGGAATTACTTTTCTCGCAGTGATTCCGTATCTGCTGCCCTCCTGGGTTATTGCACAAGCCTGGCTGACTTTTTTCAAAAACGAAAAAATCGGCGGGACTCCGGGGATTCTACAGTCGCTCACTCATATGAGTACGCCGGACTGGCTGGCGTATGGATTTGTACCGATTGTGGCTTCGCTGTCGATTCATGACAGTGTGTACTTTTTCCTGCTGGTTGGTGCTGCGCTTAGCTCGATGAATAGCCAGCTGGAGGAAGCCGCCAGTATGAGCGGAGCAGGCCGTGCGCGCATTTTGCGCCGGATCGTCTTTCCGCTAATGCTGCCGGCGATTCTGTCAGGATTTATCCTGACGTTTACTCGTGCGATCAGCTCGTATGGTGTACCGGCGATACTGGGTACACCGGTTGATTTCTATATGATCTCGACGATGCTCTATTCCAGTATGCGGGCTCGGCTGACGACCGAAGCACATGTGCTCAGTCTGATGCTGATGCTGATCTCGATGCTGATGATCTATATGAACCACCGGATTGTCGGTCGTCAGCGCAGCTTCGTCACGGTCACTGGCAAGGACAGCCACAAGACATTGATGCCGCTGGGCCGGCTACGTCGACCGATGGCGGCTGTCACAGTGGTGCTGATGACTCTGGTATCGGTTGTACCACTGCTGATTCTGCTGGTGCAGACATTCATGCTGCGTGAGGGCGTCTACACAGCCGATAACTGGACCTTGCATTACTGGCTTGGCGGTTCGATAAGCGGTATTAATTCCGGTGAAAAGGGTGTACTGCAGAATCCGATTTTCCTGCTGGCACTGCGCAACTCGCTCTGGATTGCGGCTATTTCATCAGTGATTGCTGCGGTAGTCGGTCTGATCCTCGGCTATGTAGCTGCCAGAGGCAAGCAGACATGGATCGGCCGCATGGTGGATCAGGTATCCTTTTTCCCGTATCTGATTCCGGGGATTTCACTGTCGGCCATTTATATTACGATGTTCGCCAAGCCGCATTTTATCGTACCTGCGCTGTATGGCACGGTCTGGCTGATTATTCTGATTACGGTCGTCAAAGAGCTTCCTTTTACCGTCAAGGCAGGCAGCGCATCAGTTATGCAGATTGGCGGTGAACTGGAAGAATCGGCCCAGATCAGTGGAGCTTCCTGGTGGACGCGGTTCCGCCGGATTCTGCTGCCGCTGAACCGTAAAAGTCTGCTGTCCGCCTTTTTGCTTGTGTTTATCGGAGCAATGAAGGAGACCGAATTGATCATCATGCTGGTCACGCCGCGGACAGAGACACTGACGACATTAACATTTGAATATGTGGAAAAGGGTTATACCCAATTGACCAACGTGGTGCTGATGATCATGATCGCGATAGTGATTCTGGTATATTATCTGGCGACCAAATACGGCAAGGCGGATTTGACCACAGGGATAGGAGGGCAATAA
- a CDS encoding ABC transporter ATP-binding protein has protein sequence MNAIELQGIQVNMGRKPILKGIDLTIEQGDFMTFLGPSGCGKTTLLRTIAGLQKADGGTIVLNGKEVANGETAYHMDPAKRGLSLVFQSYALWPHMSVYENVAFGLQVRRQSKAEIREKVTAALTKVRIADLAERYPGELSGGQQQRVAIARAIVTEPEVLLLDEPLSNLDARLRVEMRAELKRLHRELGATIIYVTHDQQEALTLSTRIAVFFEGEIVQLDRPQTLYQRPATLQVADFFGNGGMDTNHLPAELIAADGGRIYLSSPVCSFPLEGITLTETMPVILTIKPEHIQLHRSYAPQSVPCVVEAVFPAGAETLVKLMTDGSELSARVLGDAEYSCGETVYITLNPEHMNLYNRDSGILLDRVRPSVPAREMIRA, from the coding sequence ATGAATGCAATTGAACTGCAGGGAATCCAGGTGAATATGGGTCGCAAACCTATACTGAAAGGCATCGACCTGACGATTGAGCAGGGAGACTTTATGACCTTTCTCGGTCCATCGGGCTGCGGCAAGACGACACTGCTGCGTACGATTGCCGGTCTGCAAAAAGCAGATGGCGGCACGATTGTACTGAATGGCAAGGAAGTGGCCAATGGAGAGACTGCCTATCATATGGACCCCGCCAAGCGCGGACTTAGTCTGGTATTCCAGAGCTATGCCCTGTGGCCGCATATGTCGGTCTATGAGAATGTAGCCTTCGGTCTGCAGGTACGCCGGCAGTCCAAAGCCGAGATTCGCGAGAAAGTCACAGCCGCATTGACCAAGGTACGGATCGCTGATCTGGCTGAGCGTTATCCAGGCGAGCTATCCGGTGGACAGCAACAGCGTGTAGCCATTGCCCGGGCGATTGTTACCGAGCCGGAGGTGCTGCTGCTGGATGAGCCATTGTCCAATCTGGATGCCCGGCTGCGCGTCGAGATGAGAGCCGAACTCAAGCGGTTGCATCGGGAACTGGGAGCGACGATTATCTACGTAACCCATGATCAGCAGGAAGCATTGACTCTCTCGACCCGGATCGCTGTATTTTTTGAAGGGGAGATTGTGCAGCTGGATCGTCCGCAGACATTGTATCAGCGTCCGGCTACGCTGCAGGTTGCCGATTTCTTCGGCAATGGGGGGATGGATACGAATCATCTGCCTGCCGAACTGATTGCGGCGGATGGCGGAAGAATATACCTGAGTTCGCCGGTCTGTTCTTTTCCACTGGAGGGAATCACGCTTACCGAGACGATGCCGGTCATCCTGACGATCAAGCCGGAGCATATCCAGCTGCATCGTAGTTACGCTCCGCAATCGGTGCCCTGTGTAGTTGAAGCGGTATTCCCGGCAGGCGCCGAGACGCTGGTGAAGCTAATGACCGATGGCAGCGAACTGAGTGCCCGTGTACTCGGAGATGCCGAGTACAGCTGCGGAGAAACGGTATATATCACGCTGAATCCTGAACATATGAATCTGTATAACCGGGACAGCGGTATCCTGCTGGATCGGGTGCGTCCCAGTGTACCTGCCCGGGAAATGATCCGCGCCTGA
- a CDS encoding PHP-associated domain-containing protein, giving the protein MKIDFHIHAKLSKKTDFSIEHFYTILDEAKMHGLDAIILTEHFNTRRFDEVYGTLDQHLPCNGHYYNRDGFRIFTGMEVDVAEGGHILVSGPKDALLNVRQALESYTSPDHFIPLEGLFDLCHPAGLMVIGGHPFRESNHLYHVAPELLRRFDAFDLNGKDLHEIGIQENIAKVLTLGEQHQVPVVAGSDAHQMFQVGCVFNELPGTYETVADIRQAIQDGLCRRTISPSLHLQVRAANAVKKLLKKKVEVTDSPN; this is encoded by the coding sequence ATGAAAATCGATTTTCATATTCATGCCAAACTGTCCAAAAAAACAGACTTCTCGATAGAGCATTTCTATACGATTCTGGATGAAGCCAAAATGCACGGTCTGGATGCGATCATTCTGACTGAACATTTTAATACCCGTCGATTTGACGAAGTATATGGTACACTCGATCAGCATTTGCCATGCAATGGGCATTATTATAACCGCGATGGCTTCCGTATTTTCACAGGCATGGAAGTAGACGTAGCAGAAGGTGGACATATTCTGGTGAGTGGACCGAAGGATGCGCTATTGAATGTACGTCAGGCGCTGGAAAGTTACACGTCGCCGGATCACTTTATCCCGCTGGAAGGATTATTCGATCTGTGTCATCCAGCAGGACTCATGGTGATCGGAGGTCATCCGTTCCGTGAATCCAATCATCTGTATCATGTAGCGCCGGAGCTGCTGCGCCGGTTCGATGCGTTTGATCTGAACGGCAAGGATCTGCATGAGATCGGTATTCAGGAAAATATCGCCAAAGTACTCACACTAGGCGAGCAGCATCAGGTGCCTGTCGTTGCCGGCAGTGATGCACACCAGATGTTCCAGGTAGGCTGCGTATTCAACGAGCTGCCGGGTACATACGAGACCGTAGCGGATATTCGCCAGGCGATTCAGGATGGGCTCTGCCGTCGTACCATTTCCCCTTCGCTGCACCTGCAGGTACGCGCTGCCAATGCTGTGAAAAAGCTGCTCAAGAAAAAAGTCGAAGTAACCGACTCACCGAACTAA
- a CDS encoding MurR/RpiR family transcriptional regulator: MELTFASDRLSRSHQRVADYIIKNIEGIPFMVEEDIAAACKVSVSTVSRFWAEIECRNLKEFKHRVKEEGLVSPSRKLQSAFDRMEEQGSASAQMMDTTAYLEQTADRLEQEEFDRAVEFLVEANTVHIYGPGSARSLAMLLEFRLTRFGNNVRTMDYGGHELLESFIHMQPGDAVVLFGFVSESPELASLLDYAREAGCRTILVTDLAVSDMRGKADVALYTARGEVWEFHSMAAPLVLLETLIVAVGKSQEQQALHRSEELHRLRQQYGKWLPKQV; this comes from the coding sequence ATGGAACTTACATTTGCCAGTGACAGGCTGTCCCGCAGTCATCAGCGGGTAGCCGACTATATTATCAAAAATATCGAAGGTATTCCTTTTATGGTAGAAGAGGATATTGCCGCAGCCTGCAAGGTCAGCGTCTCGACTGTCTCCCGTTTCTGGGCGGAGATCGAATGCCGCAATCTCAAAGAATTCAAGCACAGGGTCAAGGAAGAAGGATTGGTCTCCCCCTCCCGCAAGCTGCAATCGGCATTTGACCGTATGGAAGAGCAGGGCAGTGCCTCTGCCCAAATGATGGATACGACTGCTTATTTGGAGCAGACAGCAGATCGCCTGGAACAGGAAGAGTTCGACCGTGCGGTAGAATTTCTGGTAGAAGCGAATACGGTGCATATATATGGTCCCGGTTCTGCCCGATCACTGGCGATGCTGCTGGAATTCCGGCTAACCCGGTTTGGCAATAATGTACGTACGATGGACTATGGCGGTCATGAATTATTGGAGTCTTTTATCCATATGCAGCCGGGCGATGCCGTGGTACTGTTCGGATTTGTATCGGAATCGCCGGAACTAGCTTCCCTGCTCGATTATGCGCGGGAAGCCGGCTGCCGTACCATTCTGGTGACGGATCTTGCGGTCAGTGATATGAGGGGCAAAGCAGACGTGGCTCTGTATACGGCCAGAGGCGAGGTATGGGAATTTCATTCTATGGCAGCGCCGCTTGTACTGTTGGAGACACTGATCGTAGCGGTAGGCAAATCGCAGGAACAACAGGCTCTTCACCGCAGCGAGGAACTGCACCGATTGCGTCAGCAGTACGGCAAATGGCTGCCCAAGCAGGTGTGA
- a CDS encoding DUF6707 family protein, which produces MKLKEALSTIHDNNEAAEYLSRTPVRSRRTVKGELETCVRLGWLLYATGETAVARQLIEPLTAVPFENNYDYWTWIEYALILQAELAAGTEQEDAVRQQVVSAVEQAVQTGEDSVVQIKQKVHGRFLRGETLHPEAIEQAVQNKEDITEANYRLLHLMELSKLAILGGSAEYPAEQASREAAAQQARIREIAQQHGVTELDPFK; this is translated from the coding sequence ATGAAGCTCAAAGAAGCACTGTCCACTATCCATGACAACAACGAAGCTGCCGAGTATCTGTCCCGTACGCCAGTCCGATCCCGACGCACGGTCAAAGGCGAGCTGGAGACCTGTGTCCGACTGGGCTGGCTGCTGTATGCAACCGGTGAAACTGCAGTCGCCCGCCAGCTTATCGAACCTTTGACGGCAGTTCCTTTTGAAAACAATTATGATTACTGGACATGGATCGAATATGCCCTGATTCTGCAGGCGGAACTGGCAGCCGGAACCGAGCAGGAGGATGCTGTTCGCCAGCAGGTCGTGTCGGCTGTCGAGCAGGCTGTACAGACAGGAGAAGATTCGGTCGTACAAATCAAACAAAAGGTGCATGGCCGCTTCCTGAGAGGAGAGACCCTGCACCCTGAAGCTATCGAACAGGCTGTTCAAAATAAAGAAGATATCACCGAAGCCAACTATCGACTGCTGCATCTGATGGAACTGAGCAAGCTGGCTATTCTGGGCGGTTCTGCGGAATATCCGGCAGAACAGGCTTCCCGTGAAGCTGCCGCGCAGCAGGCGCGCATACGCGAAATTGCACAACAGCATGGAGTGACAGAGCTGGATCCGTTCAAGTAG